In a single window of the Rhodamnia argentea isolate NSW1041297 chromosome 2, ASM2092103v1, whole genome shotgun sequence genome:
- the LOC115744104 gene encoding caffeic acid 3-O-methyltransferase-like: MGSTQNQVTPCPEEEDPWLKALLCSSYHVFPAILHAAVELDLFGIIARAGPGAYVSPAEVVAHIPARTPKSAEIIDRVLRCLASHSLLTYKSETFDEGRTVERRYAISPAGKYYVNDEDGGSIGSLSLFALHRATIDVWLQVKEAILGGGNLFQKVHGKTIFQYMKEDSSLNKYFNDAMADISAMQMRKILEVYNGFDGISTLVDVGGGKGATLNMIVSKYPSIKGINFDLPQVIEHAPSYPGVEHVGGDMFASVPEGDVIMIKCTCHNWSDESCVKFLNNCYKALPTNGKVIVMDFIMPDDPEETMASRYVSMLDNAMLIQPGGKERTEKQFEYLCEGAGFTGFKVAARAGSALGVIEFTK; this comes from the exons ATGGGTTCCACTCAAAACCAGGTAACACCCTGCCCCGAAGAAGAAGACCCATGGCTCAAAGCCCTCTTGTGCTCTAGCTATCACGTCTTCCCAGCGATCCTGCACGCCGCCGTCGAGCTCGACCTCTTCGGGATCATAGCCCGGGCCGGCCCCGGAGCCTACGTGTCGCCGGCCGAGGTGGTCGCCCACATCCCGGCCCGGACCCCCAAGTCGGCCGAGATCATTGACCGGGTCCTCCGTTGCCTCGCGAGCCACTCGCTCCTCACGTACAAGTCCGAGACGTTCGATGAGGGGAGGACCGTGGAGAGGCGGTACGCGATATCGCCGGCAGGGAAGTACTACGTCAACGACGAGGATGGCGGCTCCATcggctcgctctctctcttcgcaCTCCACCGAGCAACCATTGACGTCTG GCTCCAAGTCAAGGAAGCAATCCTCGGAGGGGGCAACTTGTTCCAGAAGGTGCACGGCAAGACCATTTTCCAGTACATGAAGGAGGACTCATCCCTGAACAAGTACTTCAACGACGCCATGGCCGATATCTCCGCGATGCAGATGAGGAAGATCCTCGAGGTCTACAACGGGTTCGACGGGATCTCGACCTTGGTCGATGTTGGCGGTGGAAAAGGCGCTACCCTTAACATGATCGTCTCGAAGTACCCCTCGATCAAGGGCATCAACTTCGATCTGCCCCAAGTCATCGAACACGCTCCTTCTTATCCCG GCGTGGAGCACGTCGGAGGGGATATGTTCGCGAGCGTCCCGGAGGGCGACGTGATCATGATTAAG TGCACGTGCCACAATTGGAGCGACGAGTCGTGCGTAAAGTTCTTGAATAACTGTTACAAGGCTTTACCGACGAACGGGAAGGTGATCGTGATGGACTTCATCATGCCGGACGATCCGGAGGAGACGATGGCATCTCGGTACGTGTCGATGCTCGACAACGCCATGTTGATTCAGCCGGGCGGGAAGGAGAGGACCGAAAAGCAGTTCGAGTACTTGTGCGAAGGAGCTGGATTCACGGGCTTTAAGGTCGCTGCCCGAGCTGGGTCCGCCTTGGGAGTGATCGAGTTCACCAAGTGA
- the LOC115743970 gene encoding caffeic acid 3-O-methyltransferase-like, producing MAAAHNTVTPSVAGDQEAADDTWVQAMLFASSHVFPMVLKAAARLGVFDILARAGPGARVPAAEVASQLATQSSEAAPKLDRMLRLLASHSLLSCEVRERDDGRAVERLYGLTPAARFFVNEGEEGSLASLLELSLHPAAQQVWLQLDDHILKGGNQFKKVHGISIFEYMDSDPAFNNTFNKAMASMTSIIMRKILEIYRGFEDLTTLVDVAGGTGKCLNMVISKYPSIKGINFDLPHVVESAPSYSGIQHVGGSMFSTIPNADAIMIKDTLHNWNDENCIKVLKNCYEALPSKGKAIVIDLVLPEVPGASLESMYASRLDNTMLMQPGGQERTEREFRALAEAAGFSDLKVACAASNLWMVMELYK from the exons ATGGCTGCCGCCCACAACACCGTGACACCCTCCGTCGCTGGCGATCAAGAGGCGGCCGACGACACGTGGGTCCAGGCGATGCTCTTCGCCAGCTCCCACGTCTTCCCGATGGTCCTGAAGGCCGCCGCCCGGCTCGGCGTGTTCGACATCCTGGCCCGAGCCGGCCCGGGGGCTCGGGTCCCGGCCGCCGAGGTCGCCTCTCAGCTCGCCACACAGAGCTCCGAAGCTGCTCCGAAGCTCGACCGGATGCTGCGGCTCCTGGCGAGCCACTCGCTTCTGAGCTGCGAGGTGCGCGAACGGGACGACGGCCGGGCCGTCGAGAGGCTGTACGGCCTCACGCCGGCGGCTCGATTCTTCGTGAACGAAGGGGAAGAGGGCTCGTTGGCTTCGTTGTTGGAGCTTTCCCTCCATCCGGCTGCGCAGCAAGTTTG GCTGCAATTGGACGATCACATACTTAAAGGAGGGAACCAATTCAAGAAAGTTCATGGGATTTCGATTTTCGAGTACATGGATAGTGATCCGGCATTCAACAATACATTCAACAAGGCGATGGCCTCTATGACATCAATAATCATGAGAAAAATCCTCGAAATTTATCGAGGTTTCGAGGATCTAACAACATTAGTTGATGTGGCCGGAGGAACCGGCAAGTGCCTCAATATGGTCATCTCCAAGTACCCTTCTATCAAGGGCATCAACTTTGATTTGCCTCATGTAGTAGAAAGTGCACCTTCTTATTCCG GAATCCAACATGTCGGCGGGAGTATGTTCTCCACCATTCCAAATGCAGATGCGATCATGATCAAG GATACCTTGCATAATTGGAACGACGAGAACTGCATCAAAGTCCTGAAGAACTGCTACGAGGCATTGCCGAGTAAAGGCAAAGCAATAGTAATAGATCTAGTGTTGCCGGAGGTGCCGGGAGCGAGCCTGGAGTCGATGTACGCCTCGAGGCTCGATAACACCATGTTGATGCAACCGGGAGGCCAAGAGAGAACGGAGAGAGAATTCCGGGCCTTGGCCGAGGCGGCCGGTTTCTCTGACTTGAAAGTCGCTTGTGCTGCTAGTAATCTTTGGATGGTCATGGAGCTCTACAAGTGA